ACATTTTAAAGTAGTCATTGATAAACTTGTTGGATTAGgtcaatcaacatttattcataaacgttttattttctataacatCCTACTTATgaagaatttattaaaaagatacGGTAGGAAATCCATATCACCGTGTGTGGCTTTAAAAATCGATATTAAAAAAGCTTTTTATTCGATCAAATGAGACTTCATCCACGAATTCATTTTAGCAGCAAGGTTTCCAATCATTTTCATTGAATgtattatgcaatgtgtttcgaCTCCTCACTTTGTGGTAAGCGTGAACGACATTCATGGAAGCTTCTTTAAGGGTGAAAGTAGAGTTAGGCAAGGAGACCCTCTGTATCTTTACCTCTTTGTCATAATCATGGAATTTTTTGATTGCATCTTTAAAAAGATCATGAGAAGTCGTACTTTTAAATTTCACACGTATTGCAAAGAGGAAGTTATAACTCATATGTTTCGCTGATGATCTATTTATAATGGCTAATGGAGATGTTGAATTTGTTATTACAATCAAAGAAgcattatcaattttattttcaaatattacagGTTTACACATCAATGAAGATAGAAGTCAAGTTTCTATAGAGGGGTAAAGGATTAACTGAAAGAaaacatcttcaacatcatgagaaTAAAATAAGGTTCTCTACTAGTGAAATATCTTGGAGTTCTCCTATCATCTAAACAACTCCAATGCTCACATTTTAGACCACTGATTGAAAAAGTTAGAAACTCTGTCTTAGGATGGACAACTAAGAAACTATCTTATGAATGAAAAATAGAACTCATGAAAAGAGTTATAATGAGAATAATTGATTACTGAACGCAACAAATAATCATCCCAAAAAGAGTTATGGTTGAAATAGACAGAATCATGAGAGAATATATATGGGGTACACAAGGTAGagggaaaaaaatcaaataggAGAATGTTTATACTCTCAAAGAAGAAGGAGGTATGGGAATAAAGAACTTCGTTGAATGGAACATAGCACTCACTATACGTCATCTATGGGAACTAGAGCATAAAGCTGATTCTTTATGGGTAAAATGAGTtcatacgagatttatgaaaggAGAATCAAGCATCTGGACATGTACAATCAATTATCAAATGGCATGGTCACTGAAGAAAATCATAATATCAAAGAAGGATACTTACAAAAATGATACAATGCACCATAAGAAATTGAAGGGAATTACTATTATGTCATGATCCTTGGTTAAAAAGTAATCACATAATACTCAAAGTTGAATTTCAATGATGTAGAATCAGAATAAGTTGTCTAAGATTCTCGATTAGAGAAATTTATGAAGGAAAATGTGAATCAATTTTGAGGTGAATTTCAGAAGAAGATTGAATTCTGAATTTGATTAGTAATTTGCTAGTTAAATGAAAGAAGTGACAATTTATCATGGGAAatcgaaaaaaatgaaaaatgtgtCGCTGGTTTGGCATGAGAAAGCATTAGAACAAATGAACAAGTGGTCGACTGACATAAAGTGATCTGGTCTACAAAGATAATCATTCGACACGAGTTCATCCTTTGGCTGATTTATAGGAAGAGACTGACGACGCGAGATAGAATTCAGAAATACATGAATATTTCTGATGATAATTGTCTAGTCTGTGAAGGGAACGAGaaaaacataaactatttatttgtgaaatgcTCATTCGTATTTATACTTTGGTCTAATTTtacaaagaatattaaaaactttaacTTCTCATGACATGAAATGAAAAAACCAAATAAATGTAATGATGAAAGGGAAAAAAGACAAATTTTACACAAATTTGTTGAAATGCTTTTATGGAGCACTAATATACAATGTGCAGATCAATGGAGAAAGTCTGGGAAGATGTAATTGCATACGAAAATGTACTAATTCATACTTGAAGAGGAATtcaaaacaatgaaaaaaaattagagctTAAGTCAAAGATGAAATGTCCCCTATAAAAGTAGTCACCAACAAAACCAGATTCAAAATGTTTCTTGTTTTTGTCAAAACTAGAATTTGTCTATATGGATATCATAACTCTCGAACTAATCTcctattttttagtttttaatgaAATACCACTAAacttttctttaaaaaaaattaatttaatttactttgaaatttttctttcaccaaacaataaaaaaaataaagggaagaatgtcaattttacacaccaaaatcaatttacttattaagtatcaaaatcttatttatacctattaacttgtaaaaaaatgtcaaatttatttgaaataacgGAAATGTTAAACACCGTCAAAAATTTTGCCACATataatatccacatattttatatttatttttatattgtcattactttgattattttttcattcaaacaaaTCATTAAAATTGTCCTTATccattatttctctctctttattcCACAACTATCCATTTTTCTTCTTAACTTTTCCCTCTTCATCTCCTCTTTAATATGCATAGGGATTGCATACACAAGTCTCttcctaaaataaaattgagacaTTATCCTTGTAATAAGTTCATTCAATATTTATctctatttttaattcaaatggaGATATAAACacaatctatttatattataaatcaaaaataatttatattaaattgagtCTTTATAAGTATCCAATAAAACtgtaaaattaagaattaaactACAACAAGTTCAactaaaattgacattaaatgATTCAAAATGAATTATGTGTGACAAAAATTTACTgtcaatttaatataatctattaattttgaataatgtaGTGTCATTTTAGTTGAACATGTTGtagttcaatttttaattttataatttttttggattgtttagaagttaatataaaaactcaatttaatataatttattttttgtttataatataaagagattgtgtttatctctcttttcatttgaattaaaagtAGGGATAAAATGATACGATGATAATATGATATGTAGAGGTAGAATGAACTACTTACAAGGAAAATGTCTGCTTTCCATTTTAGGAAGTGATTGGTTTATACAATCCTTATGcatatggagagagaaaattagaagaaaataaataattgtgagataaagagagaaaaaaaataaagaaagatttAATGTGttgtttaaattgaaaaataattaaagtaatatcaatttaaaaaaaaatattacatgtGACAAAAAAATTAACGGGTGTTTAACATTttcgttattttaaataaaattgacactttttttgacaagttagtatatatatataaataaaattttaatacttaataagtaaTTTTACAAGTTTGGTGTTTAAATTTGACACCTTACAAGTGGTGTATATAATTGACATTCTTCTacccaaacaaaataacaaacaGCTGGAAATAGGATTCCCACTAAAACTATTTTCTGTTGGTTCTATATCTTAAAAATTCAAGTGGGAGCCCGTATGCTCAATTTGATTCCAAGAGTATATAAATCAACAAAAAATGGgcttttttaaattcaatagtACAAAATCAAATCATGCATAAAATCTAGAGTAATTTAGGGGGGGAAATTAAAGTTCAGTTTTGAATCTTGATCTTCTGGTTGTCTGTTACAAAAGATGGAAGGAAATAGACAACTGATTCTAATCCTGTAGGTTGAGCACCATTTTCAAGAAGATAAACTCTAAAGAGTGGAAGAAAGACCGGTTATGAATCTACCGCtttccaccaccaccaccaccaatCTTCTGACCCTTTGGCGCACCGCCCTTAGGTATGTTAACTCCCTTATTCACCTTCTGAGACTTTGACACTGTTTCAGCCTTCTTTGCCTTCTTTTCATCCTTGGTCTTCTTTATCCTCTCTTTTATTTCTCTGTCAATAAgtatatttttgtcattttctaTCCCTTGTCTGATCTTAATCTAAGTATTTTAacattttggttgatgatttgaatgattgaTATTTAACCTAGATCAAAAAAGGGAGATAAAAACATACCTCAAAGCAGCTTCTCTAGCTGCATCTCTGATCTCTGGCTTTTCACTTCTTTTCTTCTGGATAACTTCTAAGGTTGCACCAACAATGGACCTTGAGTAAGGCTTCTTCGCGGCTCTGCGCCTCTTCTTCACTGCCTCAGCAGCAATGTCCTacaattgaaaattaaacaCTTACAGTTATTGATTTTGTATAGAATTCAGATGAGATAATAAAGAATTTCAGGACTGCCCTCCGCCAGTAACGATGGCAGACGTGTATAAtagagaagataaaaaaaaatcctaaatacTTTATTCAACACTTATTGAATTGAGAAGGTTAGTCATTACATAATAAACATAAGGTAAtcaaatcttaaataaaatccAATTAAACTcaatgatattaatattataatctaaaaatataatacatttcAACAAGAAACAACTAGGTAATTTCTGATCATACGTCTGCTGACTAAGTTTAGATTCCTAAAAGAATCTCATCCAGGTACATTTCTAGATCCAAAATTTTGTATACATATATTCTCAGATAAGGGACATTTTATGTACTGGATAATATTTGGTTACCTTCTTGTGCTGTTTTCTATACATTGCTGTCCAGGTAAGCTTGGATGGTTTCAGGCGGTTATGGAAATACCTCTTGCATTTTGAATTAGCAAAGAGGAAAACCTTCACAATGAGAAAGATCGAATTGTTATGCACCCTAAAGCATACATAAGGGCACAAAGGAATGGAACACATAGATTAATTGATACCTGAGAATCTGAACGGATAAATCGAATACCCCTTCCTGGGTAAATCTTGGCACCACTGAAACGGCATAATTCTGTTCTGATAATTCAATAACAAATAACGTGTTAAGATATCCTCATAACACATAATAAAAGAAGTTTAGACATCAACCCTAGAATTGTGTCATGGAAAGACCTCCATTCTGTTAAAACAATGCAATTTCCAATCCCTAGAAAGGGGGACAAGAAAATGATGCAAAGAAATAACTTAAGGGGTTCACTAAAAGCATTAAACCCATATAAGCTATTTCAGCAAAATCATGTTAACATTTGTCTAAGATTAATTAATTGGCAAATGAAATAAATAGTCTTTCCTGTTTCAAGAACTGTAGATACAAGACTCCTGATTACATCAACTACAATGCAAAAGGGAACATGGTGTCTTTAAGGGCATTTTCAAGCGAGTAAAAATGGCACtagaaaacaaattcaaaaaagaATTAGAGTACACGTGATGGTAATCACATGAAAGATATTCTCATTGATCGTATTAATAGATCTGAAATTTCTGCAGCGTGCGTTTCTAAAGCTACTTAAGATTAAGATATGACTATTAAAATCGTGAATTAGAAAAGAGCACGTCGATTGGACAAGCAGCAAAAGTATGGTAGAATTGGAGAAACGTACTTGAGAACCATGGTGGTGCTGCTAGAGTATCTTGAAtcacactctctctctctcaaggGATATGTCCTTCCTGTTGAATgttgaagaaaagaaagaagagagcGCCTTTCTTTGATCTACAATAGTGCAGAAAACCTAGACCGAGAAAACCAACAACTAAAGCCCAACAACAACATTTATCTCTTTTAGATTCATGAAACTGGCCCTCTTTTTAATTACTTCATGGCCCATCAATTTTTACGcacacaaataataataataataaaagataatcattaaataaaataaataataataatataagttataattacaaCATCAATTTATCTAagttataaacttttttaaatatttttttaattaagaaaaactagaataacacttaataattaTGACACTCTACTtccattttttagttttttcggTGAAAATTAGGAATCGAACAGTGAGTTTTGATTTCTTAAGTCGACTTTTTTATCGGACCACTTTAATGggtctaaaatataaatataaattcactttatttttataaaattatataaaattaaaataattttaaactcgtaaaattataaatttataaatcgtaaaaatttaactaatttaaaattttacataaaacTGAAATcgttaaacttttataaaatcataaaatgaGATTTTAACTCTAAAGTTAAGTTCGTTAAATTTCAAAATGTTATTGTTAATTTGTTCAATGAACAAAacatacaaaattttcaataaaagaaaatttacaaTCAGaaactataataaataaatttaatttagtaattaaaaaatacCTTTAAATTATAAACTGATTTTAGTAtccattataaataatttatcaattgtAAAAAACTATAGATTTCTTAATTGCATTAGTGTTTTTAATAAGCAAATCATGTATTTGTAAAACCCATTTTTTCCCACATCAATTCTTTGAAGAAGGTTAAAAACATATAAGATTATAGTTCTCTATTCAAATGATATCAgatatcatataaataagaataaaccTAACTTTGGAGCGGTTTGATGACAATGAATTAGGCTTAAAAGGCTCAATTATAATTTCTGTTTTCTGATCCTGTCTAAATCTAGATGAGAAACAATTTCCAAACATAATCTCATTCATAAGcattataaatttttgtatCCATGTATTTCTAAAAGGGACCATTATAATACAAATGAATAAAGAATATGTACAATATGATAGCTTTACCTGACCAAACTTGACTTTGCTTGAACATCTTCACCCATATTTACATTGAATGTATTTGTCTCAGCATTATGCATTTTTAGCTGGGTCTTTTAATCACAAACATGAATGACAATGTCAATCATGAATAGGGATCCTCTGTAGGAGGGGTGATCAAGGATCAGATTTTTCTGTTTTTCTTCTGGGATATTCAAGCTACGTCTTTGAGACATAGCCTCCATTTCCGCAAAAACAATGTGAAGGATTTGTTGACAAAACCACTTCACGTTTTTTGAGCTGTTAATCTTCtaacaaattttcttttcccaactcttctcttcttctctatCAATGTAGATTTCTCTAACTTTAACAATTTTTCTTGCCTACCTGTCAACTCAGCCTGAATAACTCTATCTCTTTCCTCATCAGTCATTAGAGCCAATCTTGCAAATTTCTTCGGCCTTATTTGCCCAAGCTTCTCACTTATGTCATTAAAAGCATGAATGAAACCACGTCTAATGAAACACCCTTCAAGTAAGCGCATCGAGTTCAATTTGGGGAGAGAAGGATTGTTTTTAAGCTCCAGGTCCAAACAATATGGCGAGTCTTTTAGCCACATCCTAAGGGAGTGTGCTTTTGCAATAAGGAGACCAGTTCGTGTTTTGCAGGGGAGAAATGGTGAACCCATTTCCCAAAGGTATGCCTTCAGTGTGCTATTCAATGAAACTCCATTGTATTCTGAATTACCAGTAATTAGTACAACAGATTTTGGAGACTGTGGAATGCCTCTCAGAGATGCGTCCTGCAAAATAGTTTGGGACAAATGTCAAGGACTAACTAATCACATAAGCAAAATGTCCCCTTCTCAGAGACTAATCATATTAGTAAAATGTCTTCTGAGATCCACTCATATAGAAAATGTAAGGAGATGCTAATCAAAGCAAGAAAAACTaggtttttttttctcttttcggAGGAGGCTAACACAAGATCCCGTTACAGAATTCAAATTACCAAAAAATGTACTTTTGCCCAAAATATGGATGAACAAATCTCTAGCTCATGAGCTCCCAAGTGTCCATTCTTAACAtatgttaaaagaaaaaaagttatagCCTTCCTTTCGCCTTCTCATCCTACTTCTATAGCTTTTGCAAGCAATCAAGAATATACTAAGCCTATCCAAGGAGTTCGCTTCCCACGAGACACCAATCTGTTGGACAAGTATCAAGAAATACCAAATGGTTTTGTATTTGTTTCTCATAATaaatttactcttttttttgtgAAACTCGGCTACAAATCAATCTATGTTACTAAAacagtgttttcaaatgggctCACTAATCTAGGcttataataacaaaaataaagagaaaCCTGTAAGTCAAAATTTGTGGGAATTATTGAAGAAAGAGAGATTGATAGGGTATACACCAAGGTGTAATGGATATAGGCCTCAATGAATGGTAGGACTGCCTTAAGTCTATCAGTTGAAGAATATAATTAGTTAGATGTTGTTAGGATTACTattataaagagagaaaatagcTTAGGGCATttgttatcaaatatatatgttgaaaGACAAAACTATCCCTCAGGTTATTTCTTTCTCAACTATAATATTCTCTTGTTCTCATTTCCTTTCTCATATGAGCCCTAGTTTCTCAAGACTAATTCTCCCTCAAGTTTAGTATATTTCTTTCTAAAAGTCttatcttctttcttctatGAACCTAGTTTCGCAAGATTATTCCTTTCTAAACTATAATATTTTACGATTCTCATCCCTTTCTTCTATGAACCCTAGTTTCTCAACACTATTTCTCACTCAAGCTTAGACTATTCCTTTCTCAACTGTAAAATTCTCTAGTTCTCATCTCCTTTCTTCTATGAACCCTAGTTTCTCAAGATAATCTATCCCCCATGCTTAGGCTATTCCTTTCCTAACTATAATATTCTCAAGTTCTTGTCTCTTTTCTTCTATGAATCCCGGTTTCTCATTTTACTTGTATAAACCGTAGAGGTGTGCCCCTtttatatcacaaatatttttaaggGTAATCAcatagaaattaaatataactggATTCCTGAATTTAGAGATTATCTCCACTTTGAGTTTTGTTAAGTTTCCAGCAAGGGTCAGTTTTAAGAATAGGCAGAAAGGAAAGGAGAAAGGGAAAAAGGTAGTATTGCCTGCATATGGTCAAGCCACAAAGTCAGACCAACAAGAGCCGCACCAGCAGAGAACTTTCTGAAATCAGCACCCCAATCCTTTTCAGCAACTCTGCAACAATAAGAATAGTTGGTAATACTATTATAAGAACATGAGACCACTATGCATGTCAAATCTTAAAGTTATGAAGAAATAATTTACTTGGCATCATGAgaatacttttaatatttgtttcacaCAACCAtaacaaaattcattttttagaaCAAAAACTTCCGCTAGAAGAGTCTAGTACAATATTTCACCGCTGTGAGCATAAACTTCAATTAAGGTGTTCTTAGTGGGACTCAAACCTCTAGCTATCCTGGTTGTGTAACCATATATAACATCCCATTACCTTAATATAGTCATTTAATGGTTTTGTTACAAGAGCTTCTTCTCTTGCAACAATACATAAGCTTAGATTTGATGGAAACTAAATAACTGTTTGGCCAAGTGAAGCTTTTGAATCACTTTGTTTAGATGGGTTCTATTAAAGTTTACTTTTATGAGTTGACCTTGAAGCCTCAGAAAAAGCCAGGCTAGCCAAGAAAGAGAACGATGTTTCTACAACTTATGTCACTCTCAGTTTCAGGAGGCGTAATTAAGACATGAACAGGCAGCTGCATTTCTTCGTCTTGGGTTATATACATGTTTAGGGCTAAACCTGCTCCTTTTTCCCTTAGAGGGTTGGAGAACTGCACAAATAAACTTTGTTACCATTTTCTAATTTTCAGTTGAATGTATAAAACACAGGTAAAAGTACCTGAATGTATCATGACGATAAATCCCTCTCCTTATTGCCAATTGAAGAACCCAAGAAGCTGCGGCCCGGAGTTCAAATGCCCATAACAGATCTTCCAAAGCATTGACAAAATTGAATGCTGCATTATCTACTAAAGGCCCTAATTTCTCCATATAACAATCCACTTCTTGAACCAACAAATCAGGTTTCTCTGTCAGAAGCCTTCTCAAtcaacatacaaaaaaaaaaatataagttatttttcaTCCATATAAGCAATGAATGCACTAGAAAAAGACAAGATTGACTACCTGAGTGGAAGATCAAATCCAGCATCTGCAATAGCATTTAGAAGAACTAGAGCTTCACTTGTTTTCTCGACCAAACTCGCAGCCCTTATAAAGCAAGT
This is a stretch of genomic DNA from Impatiens glandulifera chromosome 4, dImpGla2.1, whole genome shotgun sequence. It encodes these proteins:
- the LOC124936317 gene encoding 60S ribosomal protein L24-like → MVLKTELCRFSGAKIYPGRGIRFIRSDSQVFLFANSKCKRYFHNRLKPSKLTWTAMYRKQHKKDIAAEAVKKRRRAAKKPYSRSIVGATLEVIQKKRSEKPEIRDAAREAALREIKERIKKTKDEKKAKKAETVSKSQKVNKGVNIPKGGAPKGQKIGGGGGGKR